The Burkholderia ambifaria AMMD genome contains the following window.
AGTAGGCGCCGAGGCGCATGCGCTGCGCATCGTGGGCCGCTTCATGCCGTGGCTCGGCCGGATGCTCGCCCGCATCGGCATGGCATCGCATTGACGGCGCAGGCCACCGCAGAGGAACGGAGACACAGATGACCGCTACCGCCGACTATCACAAGATCAAGGCCCGGCACGTGAAGTTCGACTTCAGCGACACGCCGATCACGTGGGTGCCGAACGACCCGTGCAGCACGCACATCATCAACACGCTGAACCTGCTGTTCCCGGAAGGCGAGCTGTGGTTCTGCCGCGTATACAACAAGGCGCTGCCGCACATCACCGATGCACGCCTGCGCGACGAAGCCGAAGGCTTCCTGCGTCAGGAAGCCGTGCATTCGCGCTCGCACGGCGGCGTGCTCAAGCATTACTACGACCGGCACGGGATCGACACGAAGCCGTTCACGCGGAAGCTGAACTGGCTGTTCACGCGCGTGCTCGGCGAAGCGCCGCTCGGACTGAAGATCGGCCACACGCGCTTCTGGCTGCGGCAACAACTCGCGGTGATCGCGTCGCTCGAACATTTCTTCGGCTATCTCGGCAACTGGGTACTCAATGCGCACGGGCTCGACGAAGGCGGCGCCGACCCGACGATGGTCGACCTGC
Protein-coding sequences here:
- a CDS encoding metal-dependent hydrolase, which gives rise to MTATADYHKIKARHVKFDFSDTPITWVPNDPCSTHIINTLNLLFPEGELWFCRVYNKALPHITDARLRDEAEGFLRQEAVHSRSHGGVLKHYYDRHGIDTKPFTRKLNWLFTRVLGEAPLGLKIGHTRFWLRQQLAVIASLEHFFGYLGNWVLNAHGLDEGGADPTMVDLLRWHGAEEVEHRTVAFDIYNHVGGNYPERCLHMAFVIVLLLYFITSGARFMYRRDPAAGRYPGFVLSWWKGSRRGHLPSFWKVIGAALRYFKPGYTPHHEGSTEQALAYLARSPAAQAAAHGGNWGTTKGA